A single region of the Coregonus clupeaformis isolate EN_2021a unplaced genomic scaffold, ASM2061545v1 scaf0007, whole genome shotgun sequence genome encodes:
- the LOC121538983 gene encoding procathepsin L-like, with protein sequence MKLLVVVAAALAVASAASLSLEDLEFHAWKLKFGKSYSSQVEEAQRMSSWISNRKLVLVHNMLADQGIKSYRLGMTSFADMDNEEYRHVISLGCLGSFNTSKPRGGSTFFPMLGDNDLPTTVDWREKGYVTPIKDQKQCGSCWAFSATGSLEGQYYKKTSKLVPLSEQQLVDCSGDFGNMGCMGGLMDQAFEYIKSLAPGGVDTEDSYPYQAEDKKCRYKPDSVGATCSGYVDVTSGDESALQQAVATVGPVSVAIDAGHSSFQLYDSGVYDEPECSSDELDHGVLAVGYGTSDDGQDYWLVKNSWGLDWGDKGYIMMSRNKHNQCGIATASSYPLV encoded by the exons ATGAAATTGTTGGTAGTTGTGGCTGCTGCTCTGGCAGTGGCTAGTGCCGCTAGCCTCTCATTGGAGGACTTGGAGTTCCATGCCTGGAAACTGAAGTTTG GGAAGTCTTACAGCTCTCAGGTGGAGGAGGCTCAGCGCATGAGCTCCTGGATCTCTAACCGGAAGCTGGTGCTGGTTCACAACATGCTGGCTGACCAGGGCATCAAGTCCTACCGCCTGGGCATGACCTCCTTCGCTGACATG GATAACGAGGAGTACAGACACGTCATCTCCCTGGGTTGCCTGGGCTCCTTCAACACCTCCAAGCCCCGCGGCGGCTCTACCTTCTTCCCAATGCTTGGGGACAACGACCTGCCCACCACCGTGGACTGGAGGGAAAAGGGCTACGTCACCCCCATCAAGGACCAGAAGCAGTGTGGCTCCTGCTGGGCATTCAGTGCG actggATCTCTGGAAGGCCAGTACTATAAGAAGACCAGTAAGCTGGTGCCCCTCAGTGAGCAGCAGCTGGTTGACTGCTCCGGCGATTTCGGCAACATGGGCTGCATGGGCGGTCTCATGGACCAGGCCTTCGAGTACATCAAGTCCTTGGCCCCTGGAGGCGTGGATACTGAGGACTCCTACCCCTACCAGGCTGAG GACAAGAAGTGCCGCTACAAGCCCGACAGTGTGGGTGCCACCTGCAGCGGGTATGTTGACGTGACCAGCGGTGACGAGAGCGCCCTGCAGCAGGCGGTGGCCACCGTGGGACCGGTGTCTGTGGCTATCGATGCTGGACACTCATCCTTCCAGCTCTACGACTCAG GTGTCTATGACGAGCCAGAGTGCAGCAGTGATGAGCTGGATCATGGTGTTCTGGCTGTTGGCTATGGCACTAGTGATGATGGCCAGGACTACTGGCTGGTGAAGAACAG CTGGGGCCTTGACTGGGGAGATAAGGGCTACATCATGATGTCCAGGAACAAACACAACCAGTGTGGCATCGCCACCGCTTCCAGCTACCCCCTGGTCTAA